A genomic stretch from Theobroma cacao cultivar B97-61/B2 chromosome 4, Criollo_cocoa_genome_V2, whole genome shotgun sequence includes:
- the LOC18603011 gene encoding protein MARD1: MADCGATPPSPTDNKQQKKPTSFPRLFTGFTLKAFSDNTEVVMSPTSILDSKPFSAFRNPFWSESSIPKTPEPETRHKLETKGVGLGIVDALKDDDSDSNLSKSVLFGSQLRIQIPSLPPVFSPAESPRTPPEFGIKTRNSQLSSFSSGMSPSPVRKSIETLNSPGVFAGSLSATEMELSEDYTCVISHGPNPRTTHIFDNCIVESCCGVVGFSSLKRENGFLADRSSYQSESFLSFCYTCKKNLGQGKDIYMYRGEKAFCSRECRYQEMMLEEGIDKLESDDVFGTCS; the protein is encoded by the exons ATGGCAGACTGTGGCGCTACTCCTCCAAGTCCCACAGACAACAAGCAGCAAAAGAAGCCCACCTCATTTCCTAGGTTGTTCACTGGTTTTACTTTAAAAGCCTTTTCTGATAATACTGAGGTTGTTATGAGCCCAACTTCTATACTTGATAGCAAACCATTTTCAGCTTTCAGAAACCCATTTTGGTCTGAATCAAGCATCCCCAAAACCCCAGAACCTGAAACTAGACATAAACTTGAAACTAAAGGGGTTGGTCTTGGCATTGTTGATGCTCTCAAAGATGATGATTCTGACTCCAACTTGTCAAAATCTGTCCTGTTTGGTTCACAACTAAGGATCCAAATTCCATCTTTGCCCCCTGTTTTTTCTCCAGCAGAATCTCCTAGAACACCTCCCGAGTTTGGTATCAAGACAAGGAATTCTCAGTTGAGTTCATTTTCATCTGGCATGTCTCCTTCTCCAGTGAGGAAAAGCATTGAGACCTTGAATTCTCCTGGGGTCTTCGCTGGGAGTCTCTCAGCTACTGAGATGGAACTCTCAGAAGATTACACTTGTGTAATATCTCATGGGCCTAATCCAAGAACCACCCATATTTTTGATAATTGCATTGTTGAGAGCTGCTGTGGGGTTGTTGGGTTCTCTTCTTTGAAGAGggagaatggatttttggctGATAGATCTAGTTACCAATCAGAGAGTTTTCTCAGCTTCTGTTACACTTGCAAGAAGAATCTTGGACAGGGAAAAGACATTTACATGTACAG AGGGGAGAAAGCATTTTGCAGCAGAGAATGCAGGTATCAAGAGATGATGCTAGAGGAAGGGATAGATAAACTGGAATCTGATGATGTCTTTGGGACTTGTTCTTGA
- the LOC18603012 gene encoding uncharacterized N-acetyltransferase YoaA yields the protein MDPSRISLRRFLISDVDDFLKWASDDKVTRYLRWNTITSREEALSYLEKVAIPQPYRRSICLDDHSIGYVSIKPGSGDDECRAHLGYAVSAEYWGQGIATAALKMAVSNVFKEFPGLVRLEAIVLIENQGSQKVLEKVGFLKEGLLRKYGFCKGEIRVVLVYSFLSTDLMK from the coding sequence ATGGACCCATCAAGAATCTCCCTCCGTCGTTTCCTAATCTCCGACGTCGACGACTTCCTGAAATGGGCTAGTGATGATAAAGTAACCCGTTATCTCAGATGGAACACCATCACTTCCAGGGAAGAGGCCCTGTCATATCTTGAGAAGGTTGCTATACCCCAACCTTATCGTCGGTCCATATGTTTAGATGACCACTCGATCGGATACGTTTCAATCAAGCCAGGATCAGGCGATGATGAATGCAGAGCTCACCTTGGGTATGCAGTAAGTGCAGAGTACTGGGGACAAGGGATTGCTACAGCCGCGCTGAAGATGGCGGTTTCCAATGTGTTTAAAGAGTTTCCAGGCTTGGTAAGGCTTGAAGCTATTGTGTTGATAGAAAATCAGGGTTCCCAAAAGGTGTTGGAAAAGGTTGGGTTTTTGAAAGAGGGCCTGCTAAGGAAGTATGGGTTTTGCAAAGGTGAAATCAGAGTCGTGCTTGTCTACAGCTTCTTGTCAACAGATTTGATGAAGTGA